Proteins encoded together in one Chitinophaga sp. LS1 window:
- a CDS encoding proline dehydrogenase family protein translates to MEKQQPLSFENTAIAFESRTDRALKKADFLFSNIGKPWLVKLGAALTPLAFKMHLPVKGIIKTTIFDQFCGGENLEEAARTAESLDKYHVGVALDYGVEAMEGEENYDHAVPEFIRAIEYAGDKSSIPFIAIKVTGFARISLLEKMHAGETLSNEEKAEFDRVTKRIQTIAATAAKYNKGLLIDAEESWIQQPVDDMADMLMAQFNKEKVIIYNTFQLYRHDRLEFLKASFHKAQQQGYLFGAKLVRGAYMEKERKRAQDMGYPSPIQPNKAATDMDYNAAVDFCMQHLDKLAVFIGTHNEDSSMLGARLLEQQDLPHQHPHVSFSQLYGMSDNITFNLAHAGYRVSKYLPYGPVKDVMPYLIRRAQENTSISGQMGRELGLLRKEMKRRGL, encoded by the coding sequence CATCGCCTTTGAATCCAGAACGGATAGAGCATTGAAAAAAGCTGACTTTCTGTTTAGTAACATAGGCAAACCCTGGCTGGTAAAGCTGGGAGCAGCCCTTACGCCCTTAGCCTTTAAGATGCATTTACCCGTAAAGGGAATCATCAAAACCACCATCTTCGATCAGTTCTGCGGAGGTGAAAACCTGGAAGAAGCTGCCCGTACTGCTGAATCCCTGGATAAATACCACGTAGGCGTGGCACTTGACTATGGCGTAGAAGCCATGGAAGGGGAAGAGAACTATGACCATGCGGTACCGGAATTTATCCGGGCTATCGAATATGCCGGCGACAAATCCAGCATTCCATTCATCGCCATCAAGGTAACCGGCTTTGCCCGTATCTCTTTGCTGGAAAAAATGCATGCCGGCGAAACGCTCTCCAACGAGGAAAAAGCCGAGTTTGACAGGGTGACAAAACGAATCCAGACTATTGCTGCGACTGCTGCTAAATACAACAAAGGACTACTCATTGATGCGGAAGAAAGCTGGATACAGCAACCGGTAGATGACATGGCCGATATGCTGATGGCACAGTTCAACAAAGAAAAAGTAATCATTTACAATACTTTCCAGCTGTATCGTCACGATCGCCTGGAGTTTTTAAAAGCCTCCTTCCACAAGGCACAACAACAGGGGTACCTGTTTGGTGCAAAACTGGTAAGAGGCGCCTATATGGAAAAAGAGCGCAAACGTGCGCAGGATATGGGATATCCTTCCCCCATACAACCGAACAAAGCAGCTACCGATATGGATTACAACGCCGCGGTAGACTTCTGCATGCAACACCTGGATAAACTCGCCGTTTTCATTGGCACACACAATGAAGATAGCAGTATGCTGGGAGCCCGGCTGCTGGAACAACAAGATCTACCTCACCAACACCCACATGTCAGCTTTTCCCAATTGTACGGAATGAGCGACAACATTACCTTCAACCTGGCACATGCCGGTTATCGGGTGTCTAAGTACCTGCCTTATGGTCCTGTAAAGGATGTGATGCCCTATCTCATTCGCCGTGCACAGGAAAATACTTCCATCTCCGGACAAATGGGCCGCGAGTTGGGGTTATTGCGCAAGGAAATGAAGAGAAGGGGATTGTAA
- a CDS encoding thymidylate synthase gives MEQYLNLLQHILDHGSVKTDRTGTGTVSCFGAQLRFNLQEGFPLVTTKKLHLKSIIYELLWFLKGDTNIKYLKDNGVRIWDEWANENGDLGPVYGKQWRSWETKDGKVIDQISDAINTIKKNPDSRRIIVTAWNPADLPEMALSPCHCLFQFYVADGRLSCQLYQRSADVFLGVPFNIASYALLTMMIAQVCDLEPGDFVHTFGDVHLYSNHIEQAKLQLSRTPYPLPQMKINPDKKDIFSFEFEDFELENYQFHPHIKAPVAV, from the coding sequence ATGGAACAATACCTCAACTTACTCCAACATATCCTGGACCACGGTTCCGTAAAAACCGACCGTACTGGTACAGGAACCGTCAGCTGCTTTGGAGCTCAGTTACGTTTTAATCTCCAGGAAGGCTTTCCGTTGGTTACCACCAAAAAGCTGCACCTGAAATCCATTATCTACGAACTGCTCTGGTTCTTAAAGGGCGATACCAATATTAAATACCTGAAAGACAATGGCGTAAGGATCTGGGATGAATGGGCCAATGAAAACGGCGACCTCGGACCTGTTTATGGTAAACAATGGCGTAGCTGGGAAACAAAAGATGGTAAAGTCATCGACCAGATCAGCGACGCGATCAACACGATCAAAAAGAACCCTGACTCCCGTCGTATTATTGTAACAGCATGGAATCCGGCCGATCTGCCAGAGATGGCACTCAGCCCTTGCCACTGCCTGTTCCAGTTTTATGTAGCAGATGGCCGCCTCAGCTGCCAGCTCTACCAGCGTAGTGCAGATGTGTTCCTGGGTGTTCCTTTCAACATCGCTTCCTATGCGCTCCTCACCATGATGATCGCACAGGTATGTGACCTGGAACCAGGTGATTTTGTACATACTTTTGGCGACGTACACCTGTACAGCAATCATATAGAACAGGCAAAGCTGCAGCTGAGCCGTACTCCTTATCCACTGCCACAAATGAAGATCAATCCTGACAAAAAGGATATCTTCTCCTTTGAGTTTGAAGATTTCGAGCTGGAAAACTACCAGTTCCATCCTCATATCAAAGCGCCGGTAGCAGTATAA
- a CDS encoding dihydrofolate reductase: protein MLSIIVAASENNVIGIHNHLPWHLPVDMKYFKDTTMGKPIVMGRKSFEELGRVLPGRPNIMITRQQDYNSPGLIVVPSLEAGIEKAKTFGTEEIFITGGGEIFKMALPIVDRLYLTRVHAEVDGDTYFPAFDPTGWKLVKNERHEKDERHAHALTFQVWEREK, encoded by the coding sequence ATGCTCTCTATTATCGTTGCTGCTTCAGAAAATAATGTAATCGGTATTCATAATCATTTGCCATGGCACCTGCCTGTGGATATGAAATATTTCAAAGACACGACAATGGGAAAACCAATTGTCATGGGGCGTAAATCATTTGAAGAATTAGGAAGGGTATTGCCAGGCAGACCGAATATCATGATCACCCGTCAGCAGGATTATAACAGCCCTGGTTTGATTGTGGTGCCTTCACTGGAAGCGGGTATTGAAAAGGCGAAGACCTTTGGTACAGAAGAGATTTTCATAACAGGAGGAGGGGAGATCTTCAAAATGGCTTTGCCAATTGTAGATAGATTGTACCTGACAAGGGTGCATGCGGAGGTAGATGGGGATACTTATTTCCCTGCATTTGATCCGACAGGGTGGAAACTGGTGAAGAATGAAAGGCATGAGAAGGATGAGAGACATGCACATGCGCTGACCTTCCAGGTGTGGGAACGCGAAAAATAG
- the dnaG gene encoding DNA primase, with translation MISQATIQQILARIDIVEIVGNFVKLKKRGANYLGLCPFHNEKSPSFTVTPSKEIYKCFGCGVSGNAIKFLMEHEKYSYVEALRWLAQRYDVTVEETEVSAEVKQQQQLADSLFIINNFAREYFSNTLFNTDEGQNVGLSYFEERGFTQETIRKFQLGYSLNVWDAFTKAAIAKGYNLEYLQKTGLVTVRNEQPGDNYRGRVIFPIHNQSGKVLGFGARILVKNDRAPKYVNSPENEIYVKNRVLYGTYFARHSIDKLNECLLVEGYTDVISLHQAGIENVVASSGTSLTQHQLRLIKKYTNNLTILFDGDNAGVKAALRGLDMAIEEGLNVKLVLIPDKEDPDSYVQKIGADAFRQFIADNKQDFILFKLQISMQDAGTDTTKKSQLVNEIAETIAKIDKTEDFTKQQDYIRQCSQVLKIDEQGLINLVNKFIREKFQKKEQQFARDQEKNTPPSDDDLSPEAIAAMEAMENGGVVSDNFFNPDERQERELVKILLRFGDKPFSEEDKNSVADYIFHLPYDFESLADNEIVKRILREYKQMYDEDNLPDKKWFLYHADHDVTAMVVQIMEDKEAELSPKWKEEFEIETVYGDNAYLKDTISTTNYLMLRKIRKMIMENQQELERATDFEAQINCMKMHQHLKQLENELTNGLGTVIFR, from the coding sequence GTGATATCGCAAGCAACCATACAACAGATTCTCGCCCGCATTGACATTGTAGAGATCGTCGGCAATTTCGTGAAGTTGAAAAAGAGAGGTGCCAACTACCTTGGCCTCTGTCCTTTTCACAATGAAAAAAGCCCGTCTTTTACCGTCACACCCAGCAAGGAAATCTACAAATGCTTTGGTTGCGGCGTCAGCGGAAATGCCATCAAATTCCTCATGGAGCATGAAAAATACTCTTATGTGGAAGCCCTCCGATGGCTGGCTCAACGCTACGACGTTACCGTAGAAGAGACGGAAGTCAGCGCAGAAGTCAAGCAACAGCAGCAACTGGCTGACAGTCTGTTTATTATTAACAACTTCGCCAGAGAATACTTTTCTAATACACTTTTTAATACCGACGAAGGTCAGAATGTAGGTCTCAGCTACTTTGAGGAAAGAGGTTTCACGCAGGAAACCATCCGCAAATTCCAGCTTGGATACAGCCTCAATGTATGGGATGCTTTTACCAAGGCCGCCATCGCCAAAGGTTATAACCTGGAATACCTGCAAAAAACAGGTCTGGTCACCGTCAGGAATGAACAACCCGGCGATAACTACCGTGGCAGGGTGATCTTCCCCATCCATAACCAGAGTGGTAAAGTATTAGGTTTTGGTGCGCGTATCCTCGTAAAGAACGACCGTGCCCCTAAATACGTCAACTCCCCGGAGAATGAGATCTATGTCAAAAACCGGGTGTTGTATGGTACTTACTTTGCCCGACATTCTATCGACAAACTGAATGAATGTTTGCTGGTGGAAGGTTATACCGACGTCATTTCCCTGCATCAGGCAGGGATTGAAAACGTGGTGGCTTCCAGTGGTACCTCCCTCACACAACACCAGCTGCGCCTTATTAAGAAATATACTAACAACCTCACTATCCTTTTCGATGGTGACAATGCCGGTGTAAAAGCGGCATTGCGTGGTTTGGATATGGCGATTGAGGAAGGGTTGAATGTGAAACTGGTATTGATACCTGATAAGGAAGATCCGGATAGTTATGTACAGAAAATAGGCGCAGACGCCTTCCGGCAATTTATTGCAGACAATAAGCAGGACTTCATCCTGTTTAAACTGCAAATTTCCATGCAGGATGCAGGTACTGATACGACCAAGAAATCCCAGCTGGTAAATGAAATTGCGGAGACCATCGCCAAGATCGATAAGACCGAAGACTTTACAAAACAACAGGATTATATCCGCCAGTGTAGCCAGGTACTGAAGATTGATGAACAAGGTCTGATCAACCTGGTGAATAAATTCATCAGAGAAAAATTCCAGAAAAAGGAACAGCAGTTTGCCAGAGACCAGGAGAAAAATACCCCTCCATCCGACGATGATCTCTCGCCGGAAGCTATTGCTGCCATGGAAGCCATGGAGAATGGTGGTGTGGTGTCGGACAACTTCTTTAACCCTGATGAAAGACAGGAAAGAGAACTGGTGAAAATACTGCTCCGTTTTGGAGATAAACCATTTAGTGAAGAAGATAAGAATAGTGTTGCAGACTATATTTTCCACTTGCCTTATGATTTTGAATCACTGGCAGATAATGAGATTGTAAAACGCATTCTGAGAGAGTATAAACAGATGTATGATGAGGATAACCTGCCGGATAAGAAATGGTTCCTGTATCATGCCGATCACGATGTAACGGCTATGGTAGTACAGATCATGGAAGATAAAGAGGCAGAGCTGAGTCCGAAATGGAAAGAAGAATTTGAGATTGAAACTGTGTATGGAGATAATGCTTACCTCAAGGATACGATATCTACTACGAATTATCTTATGCTACGAAAGATACGGAAGATGATCATGGAGAACCAGCAGGAGCTGGAGCGGGCTACGGATTTTGAGGCGCAGATCAATTGTATGAAAATGCATCAACACCTGAAGCAGTTAGAGAATGAGTTGACGAATGGATTGGGGACGGTGATATTTAGGTAA
- a CDS encoding RNA polymerase sigma factor produces the protein MESKINNDQILATRLKNGDHSAFEDLYATYHQLLYSVAFKYLKSAAAAEDAVHETFVRLWTHRDALDPLQGVRNYLFKTLKFYILNLIRNNKRMLVKNYEITYNAGEIHQETESAVIFNDYKKAVDTAINSLSAQKKHIFKMRSEQGLTNEEVAQRLGLSINTVKFQYSQASKALKSVLKLLFLLSVIVYKLFFSWT, from the coding sequence ATGGAATCAAAAATCAACAACGATCAAATTCTGGCCACGCGTCTGAAGAACGGCGACCACTCCGCATTTGAGGACTTGTATGCTACTTATCACCAGTTACTGTACAGTGTAGCATTCAAATACCTGAAAAGCGCAGCTGCTGCTGAAGATGCTGTGCACGAAACGTTCGTCAGACTGTGGACTCACAGAGACGCACTCGATCCGTTGCAGGGGGTACGCAACTACCTGTTCAAAACCCTCAAATTCTATATCCTGAACCTCATCAGGAACAACAAGCGTATGCTTGTCAAAAACTATGAGATCACCTACAACGCAGGCGAAATTCACCAGGAAACCGAATCTGCCGTCATATTCAACGATTATAAAAAAGCGGTAGATACTGCCATTAACAGCCTGTCTGCCCAAAAGAAGCATATCTTTAAAATGAGATCCGAACAGGGACTCACCAACGAAGAAGTCGCCCAGCGCTTAGGACTGAGTATCAATACAGTAAAGTTCCAGTATTCACAGGCCAGCAAGGCACTGAAGTCAGTTTTAAAACTTCTTTTTCTCCTCTCTGTAATCGTTTACAAACTTTTTTTTTCCTGGACATAA
- a CDS encoding FecR family protein yields MKPLIDQHLLQKFRQDQCTPEEYKIVLDWFSTDEGKKYLEESIMQDLEEGKGSDVTASPALYETVMNTIAYKPRRRIYTMLKVAAVTAGLIVMTYAGVSFYQHQQLKVIHTAYGELRTVVLPDQSVITLNANSTLRYYDNWDQSKNREVWIEGEAWFSVQKSPVPRPFLVNTASRMQVEVLGTTFNLIDRHGRMQVVLSSGKVRLHSSKEPEKAIVMQPGDLVEFKQQQKIVQRKQTDTLTYTSWTKRNLHFENATFAQLAQQLEDTYGVTVEIRDSSLLHQQFTGTVPGQQMDMLLEGLSELFHVKIKKENNRVIIEKK; encoded by the coding sequence ATGAAGCCGCTTATCGACCAGCATCTTTTACAAAAGTTCAGACAGGATCAATGTACACCAGAAGAATATAAAATTGTTCTGGATTGGTTCTCTACGGATGAAGGTAAAAAGTACCTGGAAGAATCGATCATGCAGGACCTGGAAGAAGGAAAAGGAAGTGATGTCACCGCATCGCCGGCACTGTACGAAACGGTGATGAATACCATCGCCTACAAGCCACGCCGCCGCATCTACACTATGCTAAAAGTAGCTGCTGTCACCGCAGGGTTGATAGTGATGACCTATGCTGGAGTATCCTTTTATCAACATCAACAGCTTAAAGTAATTCATACAGCTTATGGAGAACTACGTACCGTCGTATTACCAGATCAATCAGTGATCACCCTGAATGCCAATAGTACATTACGCTATTATGATAATTGGGATCAATCGAAAAACAGGGAAGTCTGGATAGAAGGAGAAGCCTGGTTCTCCGTTCAGAAATCTCCCGTTCCACGGCCTTTTCTGGTCAATACTGCCAGCCGGATGCAGGTAGAAGTATTAGGTACCACCTTTAATCTCATCGACAGACATGGTCGTATGCAGGTAGTGCTTAGTTCAGGCAAAGTCCGCCTGCATAGCAGTAAAGAACCAGAAAAAGCAATCGTTATGCAGCCAGGTGACCTGGTAGAATTCAAACAGCAACAGAAGATTGTACAAAGGAAGCAAACAGATACACTGACCTATACTTCCTGGACTAAGCGCAATCTTCATTTTGAAAATGCCACCTTCGCCCAGCTGGCACAGCAACTGGAAGATACCTATGGCGTGACTGTAGAGATAAGGGACTCCTCTCTTTTACACCAGCAGTTCACCGGCACTGTACCCGGTCAGCAAATGGATATGTTGCTGGAAGGTTTATCGGAACTATTTCATGTAAAGATCAAAAAGGAAAACAACAGAGTAATAATAGAAAAAAAGTAA
- a CDS encoding SusC/RagA family TonB-linked outer membrane protein, producing the protein MNKFVSAFMAAMGMVCLNNMPASAQDLAMLGKSGTAPFERTQTKSLKTVLDKLELKYNVHFMYKSKLAKLQLSNVEESTASLEDELKTITVPNKLRYKKLGEGFYIIFAQDDEPATPTTSNGDLNTVASSSITPETITATSLRAIPVTGVVTDDKGQPIPGVTVLVKGTTIGTTTDATGAWKLNVPDATAVLEFSFIGYVKQEVPVNGTTTFNVKLMSDVTSMSEVVVVGYGTQKKVNLTGAVTAIDGKEISAKPVGQVSTALQGVAPGVTVTTASGQPGVDQGTIRIRGVGTLNNTDPLVLVDGIQMSMNDVDANDIATYSVLKDAAAAAIYGVRAANGVILITTKRGTTGKAKVSYSNYFGWQNPARLAKYVGAKDFMKLVNQTAINTGGAAVYSDSQISAYDDPNRDTDLYPDNYWLKKILTGSGFQQEHSLGIAGGSENVKYHFSANYFDQKGLITNMDFNRITVRLNTDINVTKRLTFSADISARMNDRNEPQGVSGSAWYQFGQGAVINPLTANKYKDGTWAIVRGGQNPIRLQQEGGLYNYKSNLFSGNFKGVYDLAKGLKLTGTAAVNYQSDYNSLRDKTLNYYTDHPTNSTILQLGQNDLTKEAQGYWFKNFQALAEYTKQIGKHYFKLLGGASQLNETTDYLNGFRKNLATGTSQLNGGEQSGQSTEGYAMEYNLVSFFGRLNYNYDEKYLFEANIRRDGSSRFPDGQKWGTFPSFSLGWRVSQESFMQDISWLNDLKLRGSWGKLGNDKVVVSDDPTSYNYPYQTTYSYGSYPFGGVLNPTAGISIYPNSGLTWETSTMTDIGLDATILKKLDVTFDWYNKTTDNILMTLPIPSSVGLSPSAMNAAKVQNIGWELGMNYHNSIGEKGFKYNVGFNISDVHNKILDVKGSDQISANTNYIYTGTVTGQPINALYGYKSEGIFQTAEQVAGHAKQTVGTTGPGDLIYKDINGDGTITQSLDRKGGDMVYLGNTMPRFTYGFNLGASYKHFDFSAFFQGVGKVDIMTMPIEKAPISNDGNFREEHLDSWTSTNTGAAFPRLLTTTQNYQASSYWVKSGAYLRLKTVQLGYSLPSNILGKSGFDRCRVYVSGANLLTFSSLPNDIDPESPNDSRYYPQVKTFTFGLNVSF; encoded by the coding sequence ATGAACAAGTTCGTTAGTGCCTTTATGGCGGCTATGGGCATGGTATGTTTAAATAACATGCCTGCCAGTGCCCAGGACCTGGCTATGCTGGGGAAATCCGGCACTGCTCCTTTCGAAAGAACGCAGACTAAATCGCTGAAAACAGTTCTTGACAAGCTGGAGCTCAAGTACAATGTACACTTCATGTACAAAAGCAAGCTGGCCAAATTGCAGTTGTCGAACGTAGAAGAAAGCACAGCTTCCCTCGAAGATGAGCTGAAAACTATTACCGTTCCTAACAAACTGCGTTATAAAAAACTCGGAGAAGGTTTCTATATCATCTTTGCACAGGATGATGAACCTGCTACGCCAACTACTTCCAATGGCGATTTAAACACAGTCGCTTCTTCATCCATTACTCCCGAAACCATCACTGCTACCTCGCTGAGAGCCATACCCGTTACAGGTGTGGTGACCGATGATAAAGGTCAACCCATTCCAGGTGTAACGGTACTGGTAAAAGGTACCACCATTGGTACTACTACAGATGCTACCGGTGCATGGAAACTGAATGTTCCTGATGCGACCGCTGTATTGGAATTCTCCTTTATCGGTTATGTAAAACAGGAAGTACCTGTAAATGGTACCACGACCTTCAATGTAAAACTGATGTCGGATGTAACAAGCATGTCCGAAGTCGTTGTAGTAGGTTATGGTACACAGAAAAAAGTAAACCTCACAGGTGCGGTAACCGCCATCGATGGAAAGGAAATCAGCGCCAAACCTGTGGGCCAGGTGTCTACAGCACTGCAAGGGGTTGCTCCGGGCGTAACCGTTACCACTGCTTCCGGTCAGCCTGGTGTTGACCAGGGTACGATCAGGATCCGTGGTGTCGGTACACTGAACAACACTGATCCGCTGGTGCTGGTAGATGGTATCCAGATGAGTATGAATGATGTCGACGCCAATGATATCGCTACCTATTCTGTACTGAAAGATGCTGCTGCCGCTGCTATCTATGGTGTGAGAGCTGCAAATGGTGTGATCCTCATCACCACTAAAAGAGGTACCACCGGCAAAGCGAAAGTGAGCTATTCCAATTATTTTGGCTGGCAGAATCCTGCCCGTCTTGCAAAATATGTAGGTGCAAAGGATTTTATGAAACTGGTGAATCAGACCGCCATCAACACGGGTGGCGCTGCGGTTTATTCTGATTCGCAGATCTCTGCCTACGACGACCCTAACCGTGATACCGATCTTTATCCCGACAACTACTGGCTTAAGAAAATCCTGACCGGTAGCGGGTTTCAACAGGAGCATAGCCTGGGTATAGCAGGGGGTTCTGAAAATGTGAAATACCATTTCTCTGCTAACTATTTCGATCAGAAAGGCCTGATCACCAACATGGACTTCAACAGAATTACCGTTCGCCTGAACACAGATATCAATGTGACGAAAAGACTAACATTCAGTGCAGATATCTCTGCACGTATGAATGACAGAAATGAACCACAGGGCGTATCTGGTTCCGCATGGTACCAGTTTGGCCAGGGTGCAGTGATCAACCCACTTACGGCGAACAAGTATAAAGATGGTACCTGGGCTATTGTAAGAGGTGGCCAGAACCCCATCCGCTTACAGCAGGAAGGTGGATTGTACAACTACAAGAGTAACCTCTTCTCCGGCAACTTCAAAGGCGTTTACGACCTTGCTAAAGGATTAAAACTGACAGGTACCGCAGCCGTGAACTACCAGTCTGATTACAACTCCCTCCGCGACAAAACGCTGAACTATTATACAGATCATCCTACTAATTCCACTATTCTGCAATTAGGTCAGAACGACCTGACCAAGGAAGCACAGGGCTACTGGTTCAAAAACTTCCAGGCATTGGCAGAATACACCAAACAAATCGGTAAACATTATTTCAAACTGTTAGGCGGTGCTTCACAACTGAATGAAACCACCGATTACCTGAACGGTTTCAGAAAGAATCTCGCAACTGGTACCTCCCAGCTCAATGGTGGTGAACAATCCGGCCAAAGCACAGAAGGTTATGCCATGGAATATAACCTGGTATCCTTCTTTGGCAGATTGAACTATAACTACGATGAGAAATACCTGTTCGAAGCAAACATTCGTCGTGATGGTTCTTCCCGCTTCCCGGACGGTCAGAAGTGGGGTACATTCCCTTCCTTCTCACTGGGTTGGAGAGTGTCACAGGAATCATTTATGCAGGATATAAGCTGGCTGAATGACCTGAAATTACGTGGTTCATGGGGTAAGTTAGGTAATGATAAGGTGGTTGTAAGTGATGATCCTACTTCTTACAACTATCCTTACCAGACTACTTATAGCTATGGTAGCTATCCTTTCGGTGGTGTGCTGAACCCAACTGCGGGTATCAGTATCTATCCAAACAGTGGTCTGACCTGGGAAACCAGCACCATGACAGATATCGGTCTGGATGCGACGATCCTGAAAAAACTGGATGTTACTTTCGACTGGTATAACAAAACGACTGATAACATTCTCATGACACTGCCTATCCCATCTTCTGTAGGTCTGAGCCCTTCTGCTATGAATGCAGCCAAAGTACAGAACATTGGTTGGGAACTGGGTATGAACTACCATAACTCAATCGGTGAAAAAGGATTTAAATACAACGTTGGTTTCAACATCTCTGATGTACACAACAAGATCCTGGATGTAAAAGGTTCTGACCAGATCAGTGCAAACACCAACTACATTTACACAGGCACTGTAACCGGTCAGCCAATCAATGCGCTGTATGGTTATAAATCAGAAGGTATCTTCCAGACAGCAGAACAGGTAGCTGGTCATGCCAAACAAACCGTTGGTACAACAGGCCCTGGTGACCTGATCTACAAAGACATCAATGGTGATGGTACCATCACTCAGTCGCTGGATAGAAAAGGTGGTGATATGGTGTATCTCGGTAACACCATGCCTCGCTTTACATACGGTTTCAACCTGGGTGCATCTTACAAGCACTTCGATTTCTCTGCATTCTTCCAGGGTGTAGGTAAAGTAGATATCATGACCATGCCCATAGAAAAAGCGCCTATCAGCAATGATGGTAACTTTAGAGAAGAACACCTGGATAGCTGGACTTCTACCAATACAGGTGCTGCTTTCCCAAGACTGCTCACGACTACACAGAACTACCAGGCTTCTTCCTACTGGGTAAAGAGTGGTGCGTATCTGCGTCTGAAAACAGTACAGCTGGGTTATTCTCTGCCATCCAATATTTTGGGTAAATCAGGATTTGACAGATGCCGTGTGTATGTAAGTGGTGCTAACCTGCTTACCTTCTCTTCACTGCCTAATGATATAGATCCGGAGTCTCCAAACGATAGCAGGTATTACCCACAGGTAAAGACCTTCACTTTCGGATTAAATGTGTCATTCTAA